A portion of the Lysinibacillus timonensis genome contains these proteins:
- the fliI gene encoding flagellar protein export ATPase FliI codes for MLAAQLIEQIPNISTFKKFGKVTRVVGLMIESQGPECSVGDVCKIHVQTSKNGHQIILAEVVGFNGENVILMPYTSIREISIGCLVEGTGHPLEIKVGPELIGKVLDSLGNPFDGTQLPRGLVTVQTENEPPNPLTRPPINEQLEVGVKAIDGMLTVGMGQRVGIFAGSGVGKSTLLGMIARNTQADLNVIALIGERGREVLEFIQRDLGEEGLKRSIVIAATGDQPALMRIKGAFTATAIAEYFRDRGLNVMLMMDSVTRVAMAQREIGLATGEPPAQKGYTPSVFSILPRLLERTGTNLNGSITAFYTVLVDGDDMNEPIADTVRGILDGHIVLDRTLANKGQYPAINVLKSVSRLMNHISSDEHVNAATRLRDLYYTYAKSEDLINIGAYKKGTSKEIDDAIFYEPLITQFLKQGFKDKVSLEESVQELIALSNGGGK; via the coding sequence ATGCTTGCAGCTCAATTAATCGAACAAATTCCCAATATATCAACCTTTAAAAAGTTTGGTAAAGTAACTAGAGTTGTTGGCTTGATGATTGAGTCACAAGGTCCTGAATGTTCTGTAGGTGACGTATGTAAAATTCATGTCCAGACATCCAAAAATGGACATCAAATAATACTTGCAGAAGTAGTAGGCTTTAATGGTGAAAACGTCATTTTAATGCCATATACGTCAATTCGTGAAATTTCGATTGGTTGTTTAGTGGAAGGTACGGGCCACCCCCTCGAAATTAAAGTAGGACCAGAATTAATAGGTAAGGTACTAGATTCTCTAGGAAATCCATTTGATGGCACTCAATTACCAAGAGGATTAGTAACCGTTCAAACTGAAAATGAACCGCCAAATCCGTTAACAAGACCTCCTATCAATGAACAGCTTGAAGTAGGTGTGAAGGCCATTGATGGGATGTTAACTGTTGGGATGGGACAAAGGGTTGGTATTTTTGCTGGTTCAGGGGTTGGGAAAAGTACCTTGTTAGGTATGATTGCCCGAAATACACAAGCAGACTTAAACGTAATTGCACTAATTGGTGAACGTGGTCGTGAGGTATTGGAGTTTATACAACGAGATTTAGGTGAAGAAGGGTTAAAACGTTCTATTGTGATTGCTGCGACAGGCGATCAGCCAGCATTAATGAGAATTAAAGGAGCTTTCACCGCAACCGCAATTGCAGAATATTTCAGAGATCGTGGCTTAAATGTCATGTTAATGATGGACTCTGTTACACGTGTTGCAATGGCTCAACGAGAAATAGGTCTCGCTACTGGAGAACCTCCTGCTCAGAAAGGTTATACACCATCAGTTTTTTCTATATTGCCTAGACTTTTGGAAAGAACAGGAACGAACTTAAATGGTTCTATTACGGCGTTTTATACAGTGTTAGTTGATGGTGATGATATGAACGAACCTATTGCAGATACCGTACGTGGGATACTAGACGGGCATATCGTTTTAGACCGTACGCTTGCTAATAAAGGACAATATCCTGCTATTAATGTGTTAAAAAGTGTTAGCCGATTAATGAACCACATTTCGTCAGATGAACACGTTAATGCAGCTACACGTTTAAGAGATCTCTATTATACATACGCGAAATCAGAGGACTTAATTAATATTGGTGCCTATAAAAAAGGGACATCAAAGGAAATCGATGATGCAATCTTTTACGAACCACTTATTACACAGTTTTTAAAACAAGGTTTTAAAGACAAAGTATCACTGGAAGAGAGTGTACAAGAACTCATTGCATTATCGAATGGCGGTGGTAAATAA
- a CDS encoding MotE family protein — MANQRIEKDNFETDKSPGFFQKLFFWFLIPLMFVIAIVLVIASFTNTNVFEKAKELTNVLPFTSSQEEQPAETVIIDEKVVELQAQIEEKEAEIEQLQAQLDSEMVKNQEALTIQEELQYEIEKLKREQGQAQKEFAEIVSVFEKMSAKEAAPILVAMNESEAIEILSNLNSETLSELLSKMTADQAARFTEQLTQ; from the coding sequence ATGGCCAATCAAAGAATTGAAAAAGATAATTTTGAAACGGATAAATCACCCGGATTTTTTCAAAAATTGTTCTTTTGGTTTTTAATACCTTTAATGTTTGTCATTGCAATAGTTTTAGTCATTGCTTCCTTTACAAACACGAACGTATTTGAAAAAGCAAAAGAATTGACTAATGTTTTGCCTTTTACATCATCCCAAGAAGAACAACCTGCTGAAACAGTCATTATTGATGAAAAAGTAGTTGAACTTCAAGCACAAATTGAAGAAAAAGAAGCGGAAATTGAACAACTACAAGCACAACTTGATAGTGAAATGGTTAAAAATCAAGAAGCTCTTACTATACAAGAAGAATTACAGTATGAAATTGAAAAGTTAAAACGAGAGCAAGGCCAAGCACAAAAGGAATTTGCAGAGATTGTATCTGTATTTGAAAAGATGTCAGCTAAAGAAGCGGCCCCAATCCTTGTCGCAATGAATGAAAGTGAAGCGATTGAGATTTTATCGAATTTAAATTCTGAAACATTATCTGAATTACTTTCAAAAATGACGGCCGATCAAGCGGCTCGCTTTACTGAACAACTAACACAATAG
- a CDS encoding flagellar hook-length control protein FliK, protein MNLGVMQIANVNTTPMKTTTGTSTTSSTPTGDMVSSKFGEVFSKVMTNLNNQDIATTSVPNASINLEQLTELVNANSLEDVLGLLGITHDDGLLMVDVKENGQAKSIDEMMNLKDILEVLNIDADQLNKVMQQLLDDDSFVVTDIWQFIETINELAPKLISELTIALQGKQNVSPKEAEQVVQFMKLAQIVGKNSDLIYDQSTQLAKLKDVLTELSKNIVETIAKPMQTHASTTQTTTANYETTRMPIQGLKVVKQTETTTESTQSTAPVQHSTTTSVKTITITLPTEKGAQGDALVKEFQNLVSRSQLTNTQGTMKLLLKLYPENLGSIRIEIMQQDGVLTAKLLASTPQAKELLDSQLNQLKSAFAQANIQMDRIDITQSLQETDRNFRDQSLFGNLFKQQQNQNEQDDEQELEEEEMSFQEYLMNEGV, encoded by the coding sequence TTGAACCTAGGAGTCATGCAGATTGCAAATGTGAATACAACCCCAATGAAAACTACTACGGGTACTTCTACTACATCATCAACTCCAACAGGTGATATGGTAAGTAGCAAATTTGGTGAGGTATTTAGTAAAGTGATGACAAATTTAAATAATCAAGATATTGCGACAACAAGTGTACCAAATGCCTCGATTAACCTTGAACAACTAACTGAACTAGTAAACGCTAATTCTTTAGAGGATGTATTGGGACTACTTGGCATTACTCATGATGATGGTTTACTTATGGTAGATGTCAAAGAAAATGGTCAAGCTAAATCAATTGATGAGATGATGAATTTAAAAGACATACTTGAAGTATTGAATATTGACGCTGATCAGTTAAATAAAGTGATGCAACAACTATTAGACGATGATTCATTTGTCGTAACTGATATTTGGCAATTTATTGAAACAATTAATGAACTAGCACCTAAATTAATTAGCGAGCTCACGATTGCACTTCAAGGTAAACAAAATGTATCACCAAAAGAAGCAGAACAAGTTGTTCAATTTATGAAACTTGCACAAATTGTTGGGAAAAACTCTGATCTAATTTATGACCAATCAACGCAATTAGCGAAGTTAAAAGATGTGTTAACAGAGTTATCAAAAAACATTGTAGAAACCATTGCGAAACCGATGCAAACACATGCTTCGACAACTCAAACAACAACAGCAAATTATGAGACTACTAGAATGCCAATACAAGGTTTAAAAGTAGTAAAACAAACTGAAACAACGACTGAATCGACTCAGTCTACTGCTCCAGTCCAACATTCTACTACAACTAGTGTTAAAACAATAACAATTACGCTTCCGACTGAAAAAGGTGCACAAGGTGATGCATTAGTAAAAGAATTTCAAAATTTAGTTAGTCGTAGTCAACTAACGAATACACAAGGAACTATGAAGCTTTTACTTAAACTGTACCCTGAGAATTTAGGTTCGATTCGAATTGAAATCATGCAACAAGATGGAGTCTTAACGGCCAAATTACTTGCCTCTACTCCTCAAGCAAAAGAACTGCTTGATAGTCAATTAAATCAATTGAAATCTGCGTTTGCTCAAGCAAATATACAAATGGATCGAATTGATATAACACAAAGTTTACAGGAGACAGATCGAAACTTCCGAGACCAAAGTCTGTTTGGTAACTTGTTTAAACAACAACAAAATCAAAATGAGCAAGACGATGAACAAGAGTTGGAAGAAGAAGAAATGAGCTTCCAAGAATATTTAATGAATGAGGGGGTATAA
- the fliJ gene encoding flagellar export protein FliJ: MLQYQYRFEKILIVREQEKQQSEMAYKQAVQSFEEIATKLYELLKKKEDLINYQNEKLKVGATIDQIHHFTAFIDRLEHSINEMQQKVIQARTKMNWHEQKLLEKSIEVRKFEKIRDKDFQLFKEEQDKAELQILDELSSIMYIKKEIR, from the coding sequence ATGCTTCAATATCAATATCGCTTTGAGAAAATCTTAATTGTACGGGAACAGGAAAAACAGCAGTCTGAAATGGCCTACAAACAAGCTGTACAGTCGTTTGAAGAAATTGCAACAAAGCTTTATGAACTACTGAAGAAAAAAGAAGACCTAATAAACTATCAAAATGAAAAGTTAAAGGTTGGGGCTACCATAGATCAAATCCACCATTTTACTGCTTTCATTGATAGGTTGGAGCATTCAATCAATGAGATGCAGCAAAAGGTCATTCAAGCTAGAACGAAAATGAACTGGCATGAACAAAAGTTACTGGAAAAAAGTATAGAAGTTCGCAAGTTTGAAAAAATTCGTGATAAAGACTTTCAATTGTTTAAAGAAGAGCAAGATAAAGCGGAATTACAAATATTAGATGAGCTTTCCTCAATTATGTATATCAAAAAAGAAATCAGGTGA